The following proteins are co-located in the Blastopirellula marina genome:
- a CDS encoding Lpg1974 family pore-forming outer membrane protein: MRYCGYLLICCLAWATPVQAADLFGEFLYWKATEPVDWVLNTNRAPMNQYVNYEQTIYDFAPGFRVGASFDDAWNTNLAWTHFRNETTDSATGDLTAAFLGGKESQPPSPKLYFDQGQLDASINYDMMDVDFSSSMDLGNGLLVRPVLGLRGGIIRQAFTTSFEASYTSGLTNSQRYVVEKAESNFWGIGPKVGIDGEYTLLCSPQFEMKLTAGFFASYLLGDWSIPDRTQMIQIDNGITTVTSRTVQVDSRDFASLGFQTMVGLNIRRGYWTAAVGYEINDWLNQCQIFTDATGPQNNDLLLQGLTVNFMLTF, translated from the coding sequence ATGCGGTATTGCGGTTACCTACTGATTTGTTGCCTCGCTTGGGCAACCCCGGTGCAAGCTGCCGACTTGTTCGGTGAGTTCTTGTATTGGAAAGCGACCGAACCGGTCGACTGGGTGCTGAATACCAATCGAGCGCCAATGAATCAGTACGTCAACTACGAACAAACCATCTACGACTTCGCCCCGGGCTTTCGCGTGGGGGCATCGTTCGATGACGCATGGAATACGAACCTTGCCTGGACCCACTTTCGTAACGAAACCACCGACTCGGCAACTGGTGACCTCACGGCTGCGTTTTTGGGTGGAAAAGAATCACAGCCGCCATCCCCAAAGCTGTACTTCGATCAGGGGCAACTCGATGCCTCGATTAACTACGACATGATGGATGTCGACTTTAGTAGTTCGATGGATCTGGGTAACGGTTTGCTGGTTCGTCCAGTGCTTGGGCTTCGGGGAGGCATTATTCGCCAGGCATTTACCACATCGTTCGAGGCCAGCTACACTAGCGGACTGACGAACTCGCAGCGATATGTAGTCGAGAAAGCGGAAAGCAACTTTTGGGGCATCGGCCCGAAGGTCGGCATCGACGGTGAGTACACCCTGCTCTGCTCGCCGCAATTCGAAATGAAGCTGACCGCAGGCTTCTTTGCTTCATATCTGCTAGGAGACTGGAGCATTCCTGATCGCACGCAAATGATCCAGATCGATAACGGCATTACGACGGTTACTTCGAGAACGGTTCAGGTCGACTCGCGAGACTTCGCTTCGCTCGGCTTTCAAACCATGGTTGGGCTGAACATTCGACGAGGCTACTGGACGGCAGCCGTTGGCTACGAGATCAACGATTGGTTGAATCAGTGCCAGATTTTCACCGACGCCACTGGACCGCAAAACAACGACCTGTTGCTGCAAGGGTTGACGGTGAACTTTATGTTGACGTTCTAG
- a CDS encoding Lpg1974 family pore-forming outer membrane protein, with the protein MIRSVTCLILLLAGATIAQAEGMTPFAEAIVWHASAETSSVWASEVPLLVQEFEATNLDFGWNAGVRAGLEIKPPEWLWDVRFTVTHFQTSQDAAIEDGFNLVIPEFFSGFLSGDAFDFTTASVDWSIQYTTFDWEVGHDIYMSENCLIRPTFGLKGAIIDQNVHSKWGDLFGLIAVENVSHEFFGIGPSAGIGARWSPSPGNFCLVGDLTGAMLYGVWNVEDDYQRVGGLPSSSTYDAFSTSMNDSKLGTVMIRSFFGAEWRLPLHANVVGRVGYEMQWWANQQRFLTFQQLPMHGDLTFQGGVCGIAVTY; encoded by the coding sequence ATGATTCGCTCGGTTACATGCCTGATTCTCTTACTCGCTGGCGCGACGATTGCGCAGGCCGAGGGGATGACTCCGTTCGCCGAGGCGATCGTATGGCATGCGTCCGCCGAAACCTCTTCGGTCTGGGCTAGCGAAGTGCCGCTGCTGGTACAAGAGTTTGAAGCGACCAACCTCGACTTTGGCTGGAATGCCGGTGTCCGAGCTGGGCTCGAGATCAAACCGCCTGAGTGGTTGTGGGACGTGCGATTCACGGTCACCCACTTTCAAACTTCGCAAGATGCCGCGATTGAGGATGGCTTTAACCTGGTTATTCCGGAGTTCTTCAGCGGGTTTCTCAGTGGCGACGCGTTCGATTTTACGACTGCGTCGGTCGACTGGTCGATTCAATACACAACGTTCGACTGGGAAGTGGGACATGATATTTACATGTCGGAAAATTGCCTGATTCGTCCGACGTTTGGCTTAAAGGGAGCGATCATCGATCAGAACGTGCATTCCAAATGGGGAGATTTGTTCGGGCTAATCGCCGTTGAAAACGTGAGTCACGAGTTCTTTGGAATCGGTCCGAGCGCCGGTATCGGAGCTCGCTGGAGCCCTAGCCCAGGCAACTTCTGTCTGGTTGGCGACCTGACCGGTGCAATGCTTTATGGCGTGTGGAACGTGGAAGACGATTACCAACGAGTCGGTGGATTGCCATCCTCGTCTACGTACGATGCGTTCTCGACCAGCATGAACGACTCGAAGCTGGGCACGGTGATGATTCGTTCGTTCTTTGGTGCCGAGTGGCGACTACCATTGCATGCCAACGTTGTGGGGCGTGTGGGCTATGAGATGCAGTGGTGGGCCAATCAGCAGCGGTTCCTGACTTTCCAACAGTTGCCAATGCATGGGGATTTGACGTTCCAAGGTGGTGTATGCGGTATTGCGGTTACCTACTGA
- a CDS encoding EAL domain-containing protein, with amino-acid sequence MRNRSSLKQLALSFGLAILGSVSVAYVFLLGAASRERIEWMPEAFFGWQGSSVILLLLAGICVTIGWVWRLHGQLRGRELSLAAERELVEQQRRSAVQIQGLMSASPDPLITVNQLGIIQMASTSVELVLGWDPQQLVGHDAITLFADSNQSEFSKSLKQLAHTEEDNTLGASRECAVRRFDGSEFPATVSLWKMELADCEPQFIVMIRDNTERVEALAKSGRYYEALNASADSISLMDQDTLEVLYVNDAACKALGYQREEMFSQTVLDRISELKIGDRIYAPQEVTQMLAEQGGVDGIELFRHRKDGSKFPVEANIRSFVSEGRRILVTTARDLTEKRKLTAELELLAYTDSLTGLANRSSILKTIQAKLDADSPECFALLFVDFDRFKIVNDSLGHDAGDDLLKQIAVRIRTSLRNTDITPARLGGDEFVILLENLATPDDATIVAERLQEAFTPSYDIGPHEVVSTASIGIVTSQYRYSTASGMLRDADLAMYEAKSAGKACYRVFDHTMRERAELRMKLEEHLHRAIDNNELRIAYQPIVCLSTGELTGAEALLRWQHPEYGLIAPDKFIPIAEESDLIIQIESWVLDHACQQLMSWQKHLGEAAPRCIHVNLSRKQLILPELPERVSRTLQKHQMAPESLHLEVTESMIMEDIEVGITSLKALRKSGVQIDMDDFGTGHSSLSCLHEFPIDVLKVDRAFVANARHVQDYAALLEAVLVLADNLGLNVVAEGIETKEQLALLQGLDCGYGQGYLFAKPLFPEQFEELIRTYSQHPEANFACVAVGD; translated from the coding sequence ATGCGAAATCGTAGTAGCTTGAAACAACTCGCGCTCAGCTTTGGGCTGGCGATACTAGGGAGCGTCAGCGTTGCTTACGTGTTTCTCCTGGGGGCCGCTTCGCGCGAACGCATCGAGTGGATGCCTGAGGCTTTCTTTGGGTGGCAAGGATCGTCCGTTATCCTGCTGTTGCTGGCAGGAATCTGCGTCACGATCGGTTGGGTGTGGCGGTTGCACGGTCAACTTCGCGGCAGGGAATTATCCTTGGCGGCCGAGAGGGAATTAGTGGAGCAGCAGCGGAGAAGTGCTGTGCAGATACAAGGCTTGATGTCGGCCTCACCTGATCCGCTGATTACGGTCAACCAGCTTGGGATCATTCAAATGGCCAGCACATCGGTCGAGCTGGTTCTTGGCTGGGATCCGCAACAGCTAGTCGGACATGACGCGATAACCCTATTCGCTGACTCTAACCAGTCCGAATTCAGCAAATCGCTGAAACAACTAGCCCACACCGAGGAAGATAACACGTTGGGCGCCTCGCGGGAGTGTGCCGTCAGGCGATTTGATGGGAGTGAATTTCCCGCGACGGTCAGTCTCTGGAAAATGGAACTTGCTGACTGTGAACCGCAATTCATCGTGATGATCCGTGACAACACTGAACGGGTCGAGGCACTCGCGAAATCGGGACGTTACTACGAAGCGCTCAATGCGTCGGCGGATTCGATCTCGCTAATGGATCAAGACACGTTAGAAGTGCTGTACGTCAACGACGCTGCCTGTAAGGCGCTCGGTTACCAGCGAGAAGAGATGTTCTCGCAAACCGTATTGGATAGGATTTCCGAGCTTAAGATCGGTGATCGGATTTATGCGCCGCAGGAAGTGACCCAGATGCTCGCCGAACAAGGGGGCGTCGATGGCATCGAGCTATTTCGGCATCGTAAAGATGGATCGAAATTCCCCGTGGAGGCAAATATTCGCTCGTTTGTTTCCGAAGGGAGGCGCATTCTTGTCACGACTGCTCGCGACTTGACCGAGAAACGGAAGCTGACCGCCGAACTGGAACTGTTGGCCTACACCGATTCGTTAACGGGTTTGGCGAATCGAAGCTCTATCCTCAAGACAATTCAAGCCAAACTCGACGCAGACTCGCCTGAGTGTTTTGCCTTGTTGTTTGTCGATTTCGACCGTTTTAAGATCGTCAACGATAGCTTGGGACACGATGCCGGCGACGACTTGTTGAAACAAATCGCTGTGCGCATTCGTACCTCGCTACGAAACACGGACATCACGCCGGCGCGTTTGGGTGGTGACGAATTTGTGATCCTACTCGAGAATCTGGCAACACCCGACGATGCCACCATCGTTGCTGAGCGGTTACAAGAGGCATTCACTCCCTCTTATGACATTGGTCCACACGAGGTGGTTTCGACGGCAAGTATCGGAATTGTGACCAGCCAGTACCGCTATTCGACGGCCAGCGGAATGCTTCGTGACGCCGACTTGGCAATGTATGAAGCGAAATCGGCGGGTAAGGCATGCTATCGCGTTTTTGATCACACCATGCGCGAGCGGGCCGAATTGCGGATGAAACTGGAAGAACATCTGCATCGCGCAATCGACAACAATGAACTGAGGATCGCGTATCAGCCTATCGTTTGCCTTTCAACCGGTGAGCTTACTGGTGCCGAAGCACTACTGCGCTGGCAGCATCCAGAGTACGGGCTGATCGCGCCGGATAAGTTTATTCCAATTGCGGAAGAGTCCGATCTGATTATCCAGATCGAAAGCTGGGTTCTCGATCATGCGTGCCAGCAGCTTATGAGTTGGCAGAAGCACCTCGGCGAAGCGGCGCCACGGTGTATCCATGTCAATCTATCACGTAAGCAGTTGATACTTCCAGAGCTGCCGGAACGGGTGTCGCGAACGCTGCAGAAACATCAGATGGCGCCAGAATCACTTCACTTGGAAGTGACCGAAAGCATGATCATGGAAGATATCGAGGTCGGGATCACCAGCTTGAAAGCACTGCGAAAGTCTGGTGTGCAGATTGATATGGATGATTTTGGAACGGGACATTCTTCGCTTTCGTGCCTGCATGAATTTCCGATTGATGTGCTGAAGGTCGATCGTGCGTTTGTGGCCAACGCTCGCCATGTTCAAGATTATGCTGCCTTGTTGGAAGCTGTGTTGGTGTTGGCAGATAACCTAGGCCTGAATGTGGTGGCCGAGGGGATCGAGACGAAAGAGCAATTAGCTTTGCTACAAGGTTTGGATTGTGGGTATGGTCAAGGTTACCTGTTTGCTAAGCCCCTATTTCCCGAGCAGTTCGAGGAGTTGATACGTACCTATTCGCAGCACCCCGAAGCGAATTTTGCCTGCGTAGCGGTAGGAGATTAG
- the arsD gene encoding arsenite efflux transporter metallochaperone ArsD, with amino-acid sequence MSHVQVFDKPMCCSTGVCGPQVDPVLPRFAADLDWLKSQGHEVERFNLAQQPDAFAKNADVQQLLAAKGVDCLPLVMVDGKPVSEAEYPSREKFAAWTGSVAKTASLPLSSSGGCCGGGCCE; translated from the coding sequence ATGAGTCACGTCCAAGTTTTTGATAAACCGATGTGTTGTTCGACCGGTGTTTGCGGACCGCAAGTCGATCCGGTACTGCCTCGCTTCGCCGCCGACCTCGATTGGTTGAAGAGCCAGGGACATGAGGTCGAACGATTCAACCTGGCCCAACAGCCTGACGCGTTTGCCAAGAACGCCGATGTGCAGCAGTTGCTGGCCGCGAAAGGTGTCGACTGCTTGCCGCTGGTCATGGTCGATGGCAAACCAGTCAGCGAAGCCGAGTATCCCAGTCGCGAGAAGTTCGCTGCCTGGACCGGCAGCGTGGCCAAGACAGCCTCACTGCCACTTTCCTCTTCGGGGGGATGTTGCGGCGGTGGCTGCTGCGAGTAA
- a CDS encoding CotH kinase family protein → MFFFALLTAANAQPPEDFRGGPGGFGGPGGPGGFGRPGGGPGGRGGFGPGSREDRKLVKKFDHDENGWLDQKERAEARAEIQSEGATRGGFGGPGGPRGRGGNRPAPESGPKLTPDQVKQYPDADMYAGDVLRTIFIEFENEDWEKELEDFHGTDVEVPATLTVDGKTYPNVGMRFRGMSSYGMVPTGYKRSFNVSLDLADEDQRLYGYKTLNLLNCAGDASFMSTVLYSKIASEFIPVPKANHVRVVINGESWGVYANVQQFDKQFLKENYPSSKGTRWKVPGSPGGDGGLRYVGDDIAAYEGRYDMKSSDGAKAWAALIRLCRTLNETPLDKLEEELESQLDIDEALKFLALDVALVNSDGYWTRSSDYYIFLDKDKKFHVIPHDMNEAFQGGRGPGRGPGGPGGPGGFGLPGGGPGGFGRPGGFDRERGPMPEGGPEPRNENGRPEQGPPNDDRADRGRGGFDRGGFGPEDGERQRGRRGFGGPGGFAGPGGPGGFGGPGGRGGPGGHGGVELDPLVNIDNPRMPLRSQLLQIPHLREKYLQYVREIAEKTFAPEFVEPIIEQHAKLIAADVASDTRKLESEEAFKKATDTEKPGDASLMNFFEKRREFLLDYQAPAMN, encoded by the coding sequence ATGTTCTTCTTTGCTCTTCTGACGGCAGCCAATGCTCAGCCGCCAGAAGATTTCCGCGGCGGCCCCGGAGGCTTCGGTGGTCCCGGAGGGCCTGGTGGATTCGGTAGACCTGGTGGAGGTCCCGGCGGCCGCGGCGGATTTGGGCCAGGCAGTCGGGAAGATCGTAAGCTCGTTAAGAAGTTCGATCACGACGAGAACGGATGGCTCGATCAGAAAGAACGCGCTGAAGCACGTGCTGAAATTCAATCCGAAGGTGCTACACGTGGCGGTTTCGGTGGCCCTGGCGGACCGCGCGGACGTGGTGGAAATCGTCCTGCTCCGGAAAGTGGCCCAAAGCTTACACCAGATCAAGTTAAGCAATATCCTGATGCCGATATGTATGCCGGTGATGTCCTGCGTACTATCTTCATCGAATTCGAGAACGAAGACTGGGAGAAGGAACTCGAAGACTTCCATGGCACCGATGTCGAAGTTCCCGCCACGCTAACCGTCGATGGCAAGACGTACCCTAACGTCGGCATGCGGTTCCGCGGGATGTCGTCTTACGGTATGGTCCCCACCGGCTACAAACGTTCTTTCAATGTTTCGCTGGACCTGGCGGACGAGGATCAACGTCTGTACGGCTACAAGACGCTGAACCTATTAAACTGTGCTGGTGACGCGTCGTTCATGAGCACGGTGCTGTACTCGAAGATCGCCAGCGAATTCATTCCCGTGCCCAAAGCAAATCATGTCCGCGTGGTCATCAACGGCGAAAGTTGGGGCGTCTATGCCAACGTGCAACAGTTCGACAAACAGTTCCTGAAGGAAAACTACCCTTCAAGCAAAGGGACGCGCTGGAAAGTACCCGGCAGCCCAGGCGGCGATGGTGGCCTGCGGTACGTGGGGGACGATATCGCCGCGTACGAAGGTCGATACGACATGAAATCGAGCGACGGTGCCAAGGCTTGGGCGGCCCTCATTCGCCTCTGCCGCACACTGAATGAAACGCCACTCGACAAGCTAGAGGAAGAACTCGAATCGCAACTCGACATCGACGAAGCACTTAAGTTCTTGGCCCTCGATGTCGCTTTGGTGAACTCCGATGGCTATTGGACCCGATCGAGTGACTATTACATCTTCCTCGACAAAGACAAGAAGTTTCACGTCATTCCCCACGACATGAACGAAGCGTTCCAAGGAGGACGTGGACCGGGTCGTGGTCCTGGCGGCCCCGGTGGACCAGGAGGATTCGGCCTTCCTGGTGGTGGACCAGGAGGCTTTGGCCGTCCTGGCGGTTTTGATCGCGAACGTGGCCCCATGCCAGAAGGTGGTCCCGAACCGCGCAACGAAAACGGTCGGCCTGAACAAGGTCCACCCAACGACGATCGCGCAGATCGCGGGCGTGGCGGATTTGATCGAGGGGGCTTCGGTCCCGAAGACGGAGAACGTCAACGAGGGCGTCGTGGATTCGGCGGTCCTGGCGGTTTCGCCGGGCCAGGTGGCCCAGGCGGATTTGGCGGACCTGGAGGTCGTGGTGGCCCGGGCGGTCATGGCGGTGTTGAACTCGATCCGCTGGTGAATATCGACAACCCTCGCATGCCACTTCGCAGCCAACTGCTACAGATTCCGCACCTTCGCGAAAAGTACTTACAGTATGTTCGCGAGATCGCCGAGAAGACGTTCGCACCTGAGTTTGTCGAGCCGATCATCGAGCAGCATGCCAAGCTGATCGCCGCCGACGTGGCCAGCGACACCCGCAAGCTCGAATCGGAAGAGGCGTTCAAGAAGGCTACCGACACCGAAAAGCCAGGCGATGCCTCGTTAATGAACTTTTTCGAGAAACGCCGAGAGTTCCTGCTGGACTATCAGGCTCCGGCGATGAACTAG
- a CDS encoding DUF4956 domain-containing protein, translating into MEFLEVPIFDTDIFKLMVRFGINLFFLSLIVFFGIYPSQRQREFAFTAVMLNVVVFFICFTMKKLELDLGLALGLFAVFGVLRYRTDSIRPKEMTYLFIVIGIAVINSLANRKTSYAEVLLVNSVIFATTMLKERVVGNGNGSDKKKEKLDEPNGDSPTGNGNGKPKEKNGKKEKFDKYAIEYDRLEWLGDAHREQLIADLRERTGLNVVDFEIKTIDLPQKKATLTIWIKPRDSEPKSDS; encoded by the coding sequence ATGGAATTCCTCGAAGTCCCCATCTTCGATACCGACATTTTCAAGCTGATGGTCCGGTTTGGGATCAACCTGTTTTTCCTGAGCCTGATTGTATTCTTTGGAATTTACCCAAGTCAGCGGCAGCGTGAATTTGCGTTCACGGCCGTGATGCTGAACGTCGTCGTTTTCTTCATTTGCTTCACCATGAAGAAATTAGAACTCGATCTAGGACTGGCCTTGGGACTTTTCGCCGTCTTCGGGGTTCTTAGATACCGTACCGACTCGATTCGTCCGAAAGAGATGACCTACTTATTCATCGTGATCGGCATCGCAGTCATCAACTCGTTAGCGAACCGCAAAACGAGCTATGCCGAGGTTCTCCTGGTCAACAGCGTGATCTTCGCGACCACGATGCTCAAGGAACGGGTCGTCGGCAATGGAAACGGAAGTGACAAAAAGAAAGAAAAGCTGGACGAACCGAATGGCGATTCCCCCACCGGAAATGGCAACGGCAAACCTAAGGAAAAGAACGGCAAGAAAGAAAAGTTCGACAAGTACGCGATTGAGTACGACCGTCTCGAATGGCTAGGGGACGCCCATCGCGAACAGCTTATCGCCGACCTCCGCGAACGTACCGGACTGAATGTCGTCGATTTTGAAATCAAAACAATCGACCTTCCGCAGAAGAAGGCGACACTAACCATCTGGATTAAACCAAGAGATTCCGAACCGAAATCAGATTCGTAA
- a CDS encoding serine hydrolase: MKDFIFLTLSLLCLSGVAQADDLADKVDRLAAPYVESKTVVGMTIGVIQGENKVVRGYGRLSAKDSKVPDGKTIYEIGSISKVFTGILLADAMVEGRVSLVTPADELLPDSVKMPRREESSPIRLWHLSTHTSGLPRLPDNLAPADPENPYADYNGQQLAQFLQKFQPRKRPGEEMSYSNLGAGLLGELLASQQKTDYGSLLEQEIAQPLKMADTRVALDQSQKQRLATPHVAGGTVSRNWDFLKLAGAGGIRSDADDMLKFAEAQLHPPKNDLGTAINIAWQVHQQPIGENDFAMGLGWHVARDGATRWHNGQTGGYHAAIFVNRKVDAAVVILANTATHDIDTLAEQIMRMLAGSSEQPRKFAEVLEVSPEKMKRYVGKYQIVPGAVFTVTVKDDQLLVGLTGQPTFRVFPRSETEWYYKVVEATLTFQVDKSGKCNSVVLHQNGIKQTAKRIE; this comes from the coding sequence ATGAAGGATTTCATATTTCTAACGCTCTCTCTGCTCTGTCTGAGTGGCGTAGCACAAGCCGACGACCTCGCTGACAAGGTCGACCGCTTAGCCGCGCCCTACGTCGAAAGCAAAACGGTCGTGGGAATGACGATCGGCGTCATTCAAGGTGAAAACAAAGTCGTCCGAGGTTACGGACGGCTTTCCGCCAAAGACTCCAAAGTGCCGGACGGTAAAACGATTTACGAAATCGGCTCGATTTCTAAAGTCTTCACCGGCATCCTCTTGGCTGACGCGATGGTCGAGGGCCGCGTCTCTTTGGTAACGCCCGCTGATGAACTGTTACCCGATAGTGTCAAGATGCCACGTCGCGAGGAAAGCTCACCAATCCGTCTGTGGCACCTGTCGACCCATACTTCCGGCCTTCCTCGATTGCCTGACAACCTTGCGCCGGCCGATCCAGAGAACCCCTACGCAGACTACAACGGCCAGCAGTTGGCCCAGTTTCTCCAGAAGTTTCAGCCCCGAAAACGCCCCGGCGAAGAGATGAGTTATTCGAATCTTGGTGCGGGGCTTCTTGGTGAGTTGCTCGCTTCACAGCAGAAAACAGACTACGGCTCGCTCCTTGAACAGGAAATTGCTCAGCCACTGAAGATGGCCGACACGCGCGTCGCATTGGATCAATCACAAAAGCAACGTCTCGCAACGCCCCATGTTGCCGGTGGAACGGTCAGCCGCAACTGGGACTTTCTGAAACTGGCAGGCGCCGGGGGCATTCGTAGTGATGCGGATGACATGCTGAAATTTGCCGAGGCGCAGCTTCACCCACCGAAAAATGACCTCGGAACGGCAATCAATATTGCCTGGCAAGTTCATCAACAGCCGATCGGCGAAAACGACTTCGCAATGGGTCTGGGCTGGCATGTCGCGCGCGACGGCGCGACTCGCTGGCACAACGGGCAAACGGGCGGCTACCATGCCGCAATTTTCGTCAATCGCAAGGTCGACGCGGCGGTGGTGATTCTGGCGAACACAGCGACGCATGACATCGATACGTTGGCGGAACAAATCATGCGGATGCTGGCTGGCTCGAGCGAGCAGCCACGCAAGTTCGCCGAAGTACTGGAAGTTTCGCCGGAGAAGATGAAACGCTATGTCGGCAAATATCAGATCGTTCCTGGGGCCGTCTTCACGGTGACAGTAAAAGACGATCAACTGCTAGTGGGACTAACAGGACAACCAACGTTTCGCGTTTTCCCACGCAGCGAAACCGAATGGTATTACAAAGTGGTCGAAGCAACCCTTACGTTTCAAGTCGACAAGTCCGGCAAGTGCAACTCGGTTGTACTGCACCAAAACGGGATCAAACAAACCGCCAAGCGAATCGAATAG
- the arsA gene encoding arsenical pump-driving ATPase: protein MKFLQDPPRNLFFTGKGGVGKTSLACAAAVQLSDQGQRVLLVSTDPASNLDEVLGTKLANRPTPVAMVDNLWGMNIDPEAAAAEYRERMVGPYRGVLPDAAVASMEEQFSGSCTLEIAAFDEFARLLGDRPATEQFDHILFDTAPTGHTLRLLTLPSAWSGYIENNTTGTSCLGPLAGLQAQQAIYRQTVASLKDKEATRLVLVARPELSSLKEAARSSEELQALGVANQHLVVNGLFTAVDRDDALAIAMQQRCQAALDQMPETIGTFPRTTIPLAGRSLMGIDALRHLGEETSVVANEILEEDSTDTTPEVSTDWETLLEDLASKRRGVILTMGKGGVGKTTIASAVAVGLAQRGFAVNLSTTDPAAHVAATLAADSLPQLTVGRIDPEQETADYRAEVMETAGQHLDEQGRALLDEDLRSPCTEEIAVFRAFAKAVAAGEDHFVVLDTAPTGHTILLLDSALAYHREVTRQASQMPEAVEHLLPRLRDPDFTHVLVVTLPEATPVHEAARLQEDLRRAEIEPFAWVVNQSLTPLAVHDPILRQRRSSERKYLLEVNSLAQRVLLTAWQVAPPTGIEGLRKLVARSEEIDAV from the coding sequence ATGAAATTTCTCCAAGATCCTCCGCGTAATCTTTTCTTCACCGGCAAAGGTGGCGTCGGAAAGACCTCGCTGGCATGTGCCGCTGCGGTGCAATTAAGCGATCAGGGCCAACGTGTTCTGTTGGTGTCTACCGACCCTGCCTCGAACCTGGATGAAGTTCTGGGGACGAAGCTTGCCAATCGTCCGACACCGGTCGCCATGGTTGATAACTTGTGGGGTATGAATATCGATCCCGAAGCGGCCGCGGCCGAGTACCGGGAACGGATGGTTGGGCCGTATCGCGGCGTGCTGCCCGATGCCGCCGTGGCGAGTATGGAAGAGCAGTTTTCTGGTTCGTGCACGCTCGAGATCGCGGCGTTTGACGAGTTTGCCCGACTGCTGGGAGATCGCCCAGCGACCGAGCAGTTCGATCATATCTTGTTCGACACTGCCCCCACTGGGCATACGCTACGTCTATTGACACTCCCTTCGGCTTGGTCTGGCTATATCGAGAACAATACGACTGGGACTTCCTGCCTCGGCCCACTGGCAGGTTTACAGGCTCAACAAGCGATCTACCGGCAAACGGTGGCCTCGTTAAAAGACAAAGAAGCAACCCGCCTGGTGTTGGTTGCTCGACCGGAACTTTCTTCGCTGAAGGAAGCGGCTCGGTCGAGTGAAGAATTGCAGGCCTTGGGAGTCGCGAATCAGCACTTAGTGGTGAACGGATTGTTTACCGCCGTCGACCGAGACGACGCATTGGCGATCGCAATGCAGCAGCGTTGCCAGGCGGCGCTTGATCAAATGCCTGAAACGATAGGAACGTTTCCTCGTACGACAATTCCACTGGCTGGGCGTAGCTTGATGGGAATCGACGCCTTGCGACACCTGGGTGAAGAAACTTCGGTAGTTGCCAATGAAATATTGGAAGAAGATTCCACGGATACAACGCCCGAAGTGTCTACCGATTGGGAAACGTTGCTTGAAGATCTGGCAAGTAAGCGACGTGGGGTCATTCTGACGATGGGCAAAGGAGGCGTTGGCAAGACGACTATCGCTTCGGCCGTTGCGGTCGGACTTGCCCAGCGTGGTTTCGCTGTGAACCTTTCCACAACGGATCCGGCCGCGCATGTGGCGGCGACCTTGGCAGCGGACAGCTTGCCGCAGCTTACCGTAGGGCGGATTGATCCCGAGCAAGAAACGGCCGATTACCGAGCCGAGGTCATGGAGACTGCCGGACAACACTTGGATGAGCAAGGACGGGCGCTGCTTGACGAAGATTTGCGATCTCCTTGTACCGAAGAGATCGCCGTGTTTCGTGCCTTCGCGAAAGCAGTCGCTGCCGGAGAAGACCACTTTGTGGTGCTCGACACCGCACCGACAGGACATACCATCTTGCTGCTGGACTCAGCACTTGCTTACCACCGTGAGGTCACACGGCAGGCGAGCCAAATGCCGGAAGCGGTCGAGCACTTGTTGCCGAGGTTGCGTGATCCCGACTTTACGCACGTGCTTGTAGTTACCTTGCCAGAAGCGACACCGGTGCACGAGGCGGCTCGGTTGCAGGAAGACCTCCGTCGCGCCGAGATCGAACCGTTTGCCTGGGTGGTGAATCAAAGCCTGACGCCACTCGCAGTACACGATCCGATCTTGCGACAGCGTCGATCGAGCGAACGAAAGTATCTGCTGGAAGTCAATTCGCTTGCTCAACGCGTGCTGTTAACCGCCTGGCAGGTCGCACCGCCAACTGGGATTGAAGGTCTACGAAAGTTAGTCGCCCGCAGTGAAGAAATTGATGCGGTTTAG
- a CDS encoding ArsR/SmtB family transcription factor, whose amino-acid sequence MSKCTPDDAACDASPVKILPEANAQSLADLAWALAHPARVQILRILIQREACVCGEIVGQLPLAQSTVSQHLKILKKAGLVQGEVDGPKMCYCVNRKALQELKALVAAL is encoded by the coding sequence ATGAGCAAATGCACACCAGACGATGCGGCCTGTGATGCCTCGCCGGTTAAGATTTTGCCGGAGGCAAACGCTCAATCGCTGGCCGATTTGGCTTGGGCTTTGGCCCACCCGGCTCGGGTTCAGATCCTACGGATTTTGATCCAGCGTGAGGCTTGTGTATGTGGCGAGATCGTCGGGCAGTTGCCCCTGGCTCAGAGCACCGTTTCGCAGCACTTGAAGATCTTGAAAAAAGCAGGTCTCGTGCAAGGCGAAGTCGATGGTCCTAAGATGTGTTACTGTGTGAATCGCAAGGCTCTTCAGGAGTTGAAGGCCTTGGTTGCGGCCTTATAG